Part of the Arcobacter sp. F2176 genome is shown below.
AAATACTAAATTATTTAATGATCAGATTTTAAACCAGCACCACACATAGAGATTAAACAATCACTTAAAATTTCATTATCTTTACAATATTGTAAATAAGCAGCATATGAAGCAGCTGTTGTGTGCTCACAATAAATTCCTTTTGATGAAAGGATTTCTCTACTTCTAACAATCTCATCTTCTGGTGCAATAATTGTCTTTACATTATACTTATAAATGTATTCCAAAATTTCTTCTCCTCTCATTGGTACACCAATTGCTATACCTTCTGCTAATGTAGACTTTGGAACTATTTTAGAAGGTTTTGATTCACTATTTTTTGTAGCTAATACAAAAGGGGGACAATACTCACTTTGTATTGCATATATATTTGGCATTGATTCAATCAACTTACTTTCAAATAATTCTTCTAAAGCTTTAATCACACCAATAAATAAAGTCCCATTTCCTAAAGGAACAAATATATTTTTAGGAATTCTATTTAATTGTTCATATACTTCATAAATATATGTTTTTGTTCCTTCATAAAAAAATGGATTATAGACATGATTTGCATAATATTTTTTCTCTTCACTAACTTTCTTTCTACAAATGTCTGCACAATCATCTCTTGAACCAGGTGTTATATTTACTTTTGCATTATGAGATTTAATCATATTTATTTTTTTAGGTGAAGTTCCTTTGGGAACAAATATTTCACACTCTATATCAGCTTTTGCACAATAAGCAGCCACACTATTTCCTGCATTTCCACTACTATCTTGAACTACACTTTTTACTCCAATTGATTTACAATGAGCTATTAACATAGCTGCACCTCTATCTTTAAAAGATAATGTTGGCATAAAATAATCCATTTTTAATAATACATTTTCATCAAATTTAATTACAGGAGTCATTCCTTCACCAAGAGTGATATCTTTCCAGCTATCATCGATTATTGGCATAAACTTTCTATAACGAAATAGTCCCCATGTATTTTTATCTACAAGTTCCAAATCAAATTTAGGTGCGTTAAACTGCAACTTCCATAATCCACCACAATCACATTTTGATTTTTGAGATGTTACATCTTCTATTTTTTTACATTTGCTACAAATATATTTCATTAAGTACTCCTTTATTTACAAGTAGCTATAACATCAACTTCAACTTTAAATCCAAAGTGAAGTCTTGGCAAGGCAATAATAGTACGCGCTGGTGTATGCTCTGCAAAGAAATTACTATAAATTTCATCAACAGTAGACCATTTGTCTAAATCATTAATATAAACATTCACTTTTAAAACTTTTTCTTTACAAGAACCTGCTTCTTTTA
Proteins encoded:
- a CDS encoding threonine synthase is translated as MKYICSKCKKIEDVTSQKSKCDCGGLWKLQFNAPKFDLELVDKNTWGLFRYRKFMPIIDDSWKDITLGEGMTPVIKFDENVLLKMDYFMPTLSFKDRGAAMLIAHCKSIGVKSVVQDSSGNAGNSVAAYCAKADIECEIFVPKGTSPKKINMIKSHNAKVNITPGSRDDCADICRKKVSEEKKYYANHVYNPFFYEGTKTYIYEVYEQLNRIPKNIFVPLGNGTLFIGVIKALEELFESKLIESMPNIYAIQSEYCPPFVLATKNSESKPSKIVPKSTLAEGIAIGVPMRGEEILEYIYKYNVKTIIAPEDEIVRSREILSSKGIYCEHTTAASYAAYLQYCKDNEILSDCLISMCGAGLKSDH
- a CDS encoding RidA family protein; amino-acid sequence: MKTINKIKSLKANGHYALSLIEDNRVYLSGQFSIDPNTGEKKFGTMSEELKQVLSNIELILKEAGSCKEKVLKVNVYINDLDKWSTVDEIYSNFFAEHTPARTIIALPRLHFGFKVEVDVIATCK